Proteins from a genomic interval of Gossypium hirsutum isolate 1008001.06 chromosome A09, Gossypium_hirsutum_v2.1, whole genome shotgun sequence:
- the LOC107928562 gene encoding protein argonaute 10 — translation MPIRQMKESSEQHLVIKSHLQNTMNTVQRPPKTAQNGKGPPQAHEPHNNTKQPHNQATSPPSKNRGRRRGRGGKKSDQLDVCMRPSSRPCTVAHKPVNQASCGMEMGFPTSSKSLNFAPRPGYGQVGTKCIVKANHFFAQLPDKDLNQYDVTITPEVASRTVNRAIIAELVRLYKESDLGTRLPAYDGRKSLYTAGELPFAWKEFVVKLVDEEDGINGPKREREYKVVIKFVARANMHHLGQFLAGKRADAPQEALQILDIVLRELSSKRYCPIGRSFFSPDIRAPQRLGDGLESWCGFYQSIRPTQMGLSLNIDMASAAFIEPLPVIEFVAQLLGKDVLSRPLSDSDRVKIKKALRGVKVEVTHRGNVRRKYRVSGLTSQPTRELVFPVDDNSTMKSVVEYFQEMYSFTIQHTHLPCLQVGNQKKANYLPMEACKIVEGQRYTKRLNERQITALLKVTCQRPRDRENDILQTVQHNAYDQDPYAKEFGIKISEKLASVEARILPAPWLKYHETGKEKDCLPQVGQWNMMNKKMINGMTVSRWACINFSRSVQESVARGFCNELAQMCQVSGMEFNPEPVIPIYTARPEQVEKALKHVYHASMKTKGKELELLLAILPDNNGSLYGDLKRICETDLGLISQCCLTKHVFKISKQYLANVALKINVKMGGRNTVLLDAISCRIPLVSDIPTIIFGADVTHPENGEDSSPSIAAVVASQDWPEVTKYAGLVCAQAHRQELIQDLYKTWHDPVRGTVSGGMIRDLLISFRKATGQKPLRIIFYRDGVSEGQFYQVLLYELDAIRKACASLEPNYQPLVTFIVVQKRHHTRLFAHNHRDRSSTDKSGNILPGTVVDSKICHPSEFDFYLCSHAGIQGTSRPAHYHVLWDENNFTADGIQSLTNNLCYTYARCTRSVSVVPPAYYAHLAAFRARFYLEPEMQDNNSSTGAGSGQAKGGGTKAAGESGVRPLPALKENVKRVMFYC, via the exons ATGCCTATAAGGCAAATGAAAGAGAGCTCAGAGCAACACCTGGTGATAAAAAGCCACTTGCAAAACACTATGAACACAGTTCAAAGACCACCCAAAACAGCACAAAATGGCAAAGGTCCACCACAAGCTCATGAACCTCACAACAACACAAAACAACCCCATAACCAAGCCACATCACCTCCATCAAAGaatagaggaagaagaagaggaaggggTGGTAAAAAATCTGATCAACTAGATGTTTGTATGAGACCAAGTTCAAGGCCTTGCACTGTAGCACATAAACCAGTGAACCAAGCTTCTTGTGGAATGGAAATGGGGTTCCCCACTTCAAGCAAGTCTTTGAATTTTGCACCTAGACCTGGTTATGGTCAAGTTGGGACAAAATGTATTGTGAAGGCTAACCATTTCTTTGCTCAGTTACCAGACAAGGACTTGAACCAGTATGAT GTTACAATAACTCCCGAAGTAGCATCCAGAACGGTTAACCGAGCTATTATTGCAGAACTTGTGAGACTGTACAAAGAATCCGATTTGGGTACGAGATTGCCGGCTTATGACGGCAGAAAGAGTTTGTACACGGCCGGTGAGCTTCCGTTTGCGTGGAAGGAGTTCGTCGTTAAGCTTGTAGACGAGGAAGATGGCATCAATGGCCCCAA AAGAGAAAGAGAATATAAAGTGGTAATAAAGTTTGTTGCACGAGCAAACATGCATCATTTAGGCCAGTTTTTAGCCGGTAAGCGAGCTGATGCTCCACAAGAAGCGCTCCAAATACTAGACATTGTATTACGAGAGTTATCGTCAAAGAG GTACTGTCCTATTGGGAGATCATTCTTTTCGCCTGATATTAGAGCACCACAAAGGCTTGGCGATGGTTTGGAGTCATGGTGTGGTTTTTACCAAAGTATTAGGCCTACTCAGATGGGGTTGTCTCTGAACATCG ATATGGCTTCAGCTGCATTCATCGAGCCTCTCCCTGTAATAGAGTTTGTTGCTCAGCTTCTAGGCAAGGATGTACTGTCTAGGCCATTGTCGGATTCCGATCGTGTGAAG ATTAAGAAGGCGCTTAGAGGAGTCAAAGTAGAGGTGACACATAGAGGGAATGTACGAAGAAAATACCGTGTTTCAGGATTGACTTCTCAGCCTACTAGAGAACTAGT GTTTCCGGTTGACGATAACTCTACAATGAAGTCTGTTGTTGAATACTTCCAAGAGATGTATAGCTTCACAATTCAGCATACGCATCTACCTTGCCTTCAAGTTGGAAACCAGAAGAAGGCAAATTATTTACCTATGGAG GCATGCAAAATCGTGGAGGGACAGAGATATACGAAAAGATTGAATGAGAGGCAAATTACTGCTCTCTTGAAAGTCACATGCCAAAGACCGAGGGATCGAGAAAATGACATTTTGCAG ACGGTTCAACATAATGCTTATGATCAAGATCCTTACGCAAAGGAGTTTGGAATCAAAATTAGTGAAAAACTCGCTTCGGTCGAGGCTCGTATCCTTCCTGCCCCTTGG CTGAAATATCATGAAACTGGAAAAGAAAAGGATTGTTTGCCTCAAGTGGGGCAATGGAACATGATGAACAAG AAAATGATTAACGGAATGACTGTGAGCCGATGGGCATGTATTAACTTCTCACGAAGCGTGCAAGAGAGTGTTGCTCGAGGGTTTTGCAATGAACTTGCTCAAATGTGCCAAGTTTCTGGCATG GAGTTCAATCCCGAACCTGTTATACCGATCTACACTGCCAGGCCCGAGCAAGTGGAAAAAGCTTTGAAGCATGTTTATCATGCATCCATGAAAACTAAGGGAAAAGAACTAGAGCTTCTATTAGCTATATTGCCTGACAACAACGGCTCGCTTTATG GTGATCTCAAGCGAATTTGTGAAACTGATCTAGGATTAATATCACAATGCTGTCTGACAAAGCATGTCTTTAAGATCAGTAAACAATACTTGGCTAATGTGGCCCTTAAGATCAATGTTAAG ATGGGTGGCAGAAACACTGTTCTTTTGGATGCTATCAGCTGCCGAATACCGTTAGTTAGCGATATACCGACCATAATATTCGGAGCAGATGTGACTCACCCGGAAAATGGAGAAGACTCGAGCCCCTCAATTGCAGCA GTAGTAGCTTCACAAGATTGGCCGGAAGTGACGAAATACGCTGGATTAGTTTGTGCTCAAGCTCATAGACAAGAACTCATACAGGACTTGTACAAAACTTGGCATGATCCTGTACGTGGCACTGTCAGTGGTGGCATGATCAG GGATCTTCTGATATCTTTTAGGAAGGCAACGGGGCAAAAGCCGCTGAGGATAATATTTTACAG GGATGGTGTGAGCGAAGGACAGTTTTATCAAGTTTTACTGTACGAGTTAGATGCAATCCGGAAG GCCTGTGCTTCTCTTGAACCGAACTATCAACCACTGGTGACTTTCATTGTAGTGCAAAAAAGACACCACACTCGTTTGTTTGCTCATAATCACAGGGACCGAAGCAGCACGGACAAGAGTGGAAACATTTTGCCTG GCACTGTCGTTGATTCGAAAATCTGTCATCCATCGGAATTTGACTTCTATCTTTGCAGCCATGCCGGTATTCAG GGAACAAGTCGGCCTGCACACTACCATGTTCTTTGGGACGAAAACAATTTTACTGCGGATGGAATACAGTCTCTAACAAACAACCTTTGTTACACGTATGCAAGGTGCACGCGCTCGGTCTCTGTTG TTCCTCCTGCCTATTATGCACATTTAGCTGCATTCCGAGCACGGTTCTACCTAGAACCAGAGATGCAAGACAATAATAGCTCAACGGGTGCTGGTTCAGGTCAAGCAAAAGGTGGTGGTACAAAGGCAGCAGGAGAATCCGGGGTGCGGCCGTTGCCGGCCTTGAAAGAGAATGTGAAGAGAGTGATGTTCTACTGCTAG